The following are encoded in a window of Prevotella melaninogenica genomic DNA:
- the upp gene encoding uracil phosphoribosyltransferase gives MDIINFSEQNSIINQYLAEIRDKDYQKNRLLFRNNVMRIGEFEAFEISKTLNYEPKDVVTPLGTAQVNVPTDKIVLATIFRAGLPFHNGFLNIFDHAGNAFVSAYREYTDAEHHEVGIHVEYLATPDINGKTLIIADPMLATGGSMELGYKAILSKGTPRHVHVACLLATPEGIAHIRKTFPEDSTTIWCAAIDEGLNEHKYIVPGFGDAGDLCYGEKL, from the coding sequence ATGGACATCATTAATTTTTCAGAGCAGAACTCTATTATCAATCAGTATTTAGCAGAAATCCGTGATAAGGATTATCAGAAGAATCGTTTGCTCTTCCGCAACAATGTTATGCGTATCGGAGAGTTCGAAGCTTTTGAAATTTCTAAAACACTGAACTACGAACCAAAGGATGTTGTTACTCCATTAGGTACGGCTCAGGTTAATGTACCAACTGACAAGATTGTTTTGGCTACTATTTTCCGTGCTGGATTGCCTTTCCATAACGGTTTCCTTAACATATTCGACCATGCTGGTAATGCCTTCGTTAGTGCTTATCGAGAATATACGGATGCTGAACATCATGAGGTAGGTATTCACGTTGAATATCTTGCTACACCAGACATCAATGGTAAGACACTTATCATCGCTGACCCAATGTTGGCTACTGGTGGTTCTATGGAGTTAGGCTACAAGGCTATCCTTTCAAAGGGAACTCCTCGTCATGTGCATGTTGCTTGTCTTTTGGCTACGCCAGAAGGTATCGCACATATCCGCAAAACCTTCCCTGAAGACTCAACAACCATTTGGTGTGCAGCAATTGACGAAGGATTGAACGAACATAAGTACATTGTTCCTGGCTTCGGTGATGCAGGTGACTTGTGCTATGGTGAGAAATTATAA
- the pckA gene encoding phosphoenolpyruvate carboxykinase (ATP) encodes MAKFDKSVLEKYGITGTTEVLYNPSYEVLFNEETKESLQGYERGQETELGAVNVMTGIYTGRSPKDKFIVDDENSHDTVWWDSEEYHNDNHRASKEAWTAVKDIAKKELSNKRLFVVDGFCGTHKDTRMKIRFIVEVAWQAHFVTNMFIRPKSEADFDQEPDFIVYNASKAKVENWKELGLHSETCVMFNVTTKEQVIVNTWYGGEMKKGMFSMMNYFLPLKGMASMHCSANTDMNGENTAIFFGLSGTGKTTLSTDPKRKLIGDDEHGWDDKGIFNYEGGCYAKVINLDKESEPDIYGAITRDALLENVTVDENGKIDFADKSVTENTRVSYPIYHIKNIQRPESQGPAAKQVIFLSADAFGVLPPVSILTPEQTKYYFLSGFTAKLAGTERGITEPTPTFSACFGQAFLELHPTKYAEELVKKMQQSGAKAYLVNTGWNGTGKRISIRDTRGIIDAILNHSIDAAPTKQIPYFDFTVPTKLEGVATDILDPRDTYADAAQWDEKAKDLAARFIKNFKKYENNEAGKALVAAGPQL; translated from the coding sequence ATGGCAAAGTTTGATAAGAGCGTACTTGAGAAGTACGGTATTACAGGTACAACAGAAGTACTTTACAATCCTTCTTACGAAGTATTGTTCAATGAAGAAACAAAAGAGAGTCTTCAGGGCTATGAAAGAGGTCAGGAGACTGAGCTTGGTGCAGTAAACGTAATGACTGGTATCTACACTGGTCGTTCTCCTAAGGATAAGTTCATCGTTGATGATGAGAACTCTCACGATACAGTATGGTGGGATTCTGAGGAATACCATAACGACAACCACCGTGCTTCTAAGGAAGCTTGGACAGCTGTTAAGGACATCGCTAAGAAGGAGCTTTCTAACAAGCGTCTTTTCGTAGTTGATGGTTTCTGCGGTACTCACAAGGATACACGTATGAAGATTCGTTTCATCGTTGAGGTTGCTTGGCAGGCTCACTTTGTAACAAACATGTTCATCCGTCCAAAGTCAGAGGCAGACTTCGATCAGGAGCCAGACTTCATTGTTTACAACGCTTCTAAGGCTAAGGTTGAGAACTGGAAGGAGCTCGGTCTTCATTCAGAGACTTGCGTTATGTTCAACGTAACAACTAAGGAGCAGGTAATCGTTAACACATGGTATGGTGGTGAGATGAAGAAGGGTATGTTCTCTATGATGAACTACTTCTTGCCATTGAAGGGTATGGCTTCTATGCACTGCTCTGCTAACACTGACATGAATGGTGAGAACACAGCTATCTTCTTCGGTCTTTCTGGTACAGGTAAGACAACTCTTTCTACCGATCCAAAGCGTAAGCTCATCGGTGATGACGAGCACGGATGGGATGACAAGGGTATCTTCAACTACGAGGGTGGTTGCTATGCTAAGGTTATCAACCTTGACAAGGAGTCTGAGCCAGACATCTATGGCGCTATCACACGTGACGCTCTCCTCGAGAACGTAACAGTTGACGAGAATGGTAAGATTGACTTCGCTGATAAGAGCGTAACTGAGAACACTCGTGTTTCTTACCCAATCTACCACATTAAGAACATCCAGCGTCCTGAGTCTCAGGGTCCAGCTGCTAAGCAGGTTATCTTCCTTTCAGCTGATGCATTCGGTGTATTGCCTCCAGTATCTATCTTGACTCCAGAGCAGACTAAGTACTACTTCCTCTCTGGTTTCACTGCTAAGTTGGCTGGTACAGAGCGTGGTATCACTGAGCCTACTCCAACATTCTCTGCTTGCTTCGGTCAGGCATTCTTGGAGCTCCACCCAACAAAGTATGCTGAGGAGTTGGTTAAGAAGATGCAGCAGAGTGGCGCTAAGGCTTACTTGGTTAACACTGGTTGGAATGGTACAGGTAAGCGTATCTCTATCCGCGATACTCGTGGTATCATCGACGCTATCTTGAACCACTCAATCGACGCTGCTCCAACAAAGCAGATTCCTTACTTCGACTTCACTGTTCCTACAAAGCTCGAAGGTGTTGCAACTGACATTCTCGATCCACGTGACACTTACGCTGATGCAGCTCAGTGGGATGAGAAGGCTAAGGACCTCGCAGCTCGTTTCATCAAGAACTTCAAGAAGTACGAGAACAACGAGGCTGGTAAGGCTCTCGTAGCAGCTGGTCCACAGCTCTAA
- a CDS encoding KilA-N domain-containing protein, whose product MKEDNSTEISVLIGNESDYICLTDMAHFKDKERTDYIIQNWLRTRSTIEYLGAWEQLYNPNFNPTEFDGFRNSAGLNSFTLTAKQWIQKTNAIGIMSKAGRYGGTYAHKDIAFNFGMWLSPVFQLYIVKEYQRLKEQESDPLSLEWNAKRILSKTNYTLHTDAIKNVIIPKMDIEAIKHGIIYATEADMLNIILFGCKAKEWVQANPNLASKGINLRETASINQLVVLSNMESANSEMIKQGVSRKQRFEILHKMAKEQLKVLDTNNIEQRFRKILPDSTKK is encoded by the coding sequence ATCAAAGAAGATAACAGTACAGAAATATCTGTGCTGATAGGAAATGAGAGCGACTACATTTGCCTAACAGATATGGCACATTTCAAAGACAAGGAAAGGACGGATTATATCATACAGAACTGGTTACGCACAAGAAGCACAATAGAATATTTGGGAGCATGGGAACAGCTTTACAACCCTAATTTTAATCCCACCGAATTCGATGGGTTTAGAAATAGCGCAGGATTAAACTCATTTACTCTAACGGCAAAGCAATGGATACAAAAGACAAATGCGATAGGTATTATGTCTAAGGCTGGCAGGTATGGTGGAACTTACGCACACAAGGATATAGCCTTTAATTTTGGCATGTGGCTAAGTCCTGTATTCCAACTTTATATTGTAAAGGAATACCAGCGGTTAAAAGAACAAGAGAGCGATCCGCTTTCGTTAGAGTGGAACGCAAAGCGAATACTATCCAAAACCAATTATACACTTCATACCGATGCTATTAAAAACGTGATTATTCCTAAAATGGACATTGAGGCTATCAAGCATGGGATTATCTATGCAACAGAAGCTGATATGTTAAATATAATTCTCTTTGGGTGTAAAGCAAAAGAATGGGTTCAAGCGAACCCGAATTTGGCATCTAAAGGAATAAATCTTAGAGAAACTGCAAGCATCAACCAGTTAGTAGTATTATCTAATATGGAATCTGCTAATTCTGAAATGATAAAGCAAGGGGTATCAAGAAAGCAACGTTTTGAGATTCTCCATAAAATGGCAAAAGAACAGTTAAAGGTACTTGACACGAACAATATAGAACAAAGATTTAGGAAAATCTTACCTGATAGCACAAAAAAATAG
- a CDS encoding DUF6242 domain-containing protein, translated as MRNKIYILVALMMATLTMTSCLKDDDEKTSVSYKDTAILSFSLGQLKQVRDTIAKNGKDSTYTGKFNAAKVKFYIDQAQGLIYNPDSLPYGTNPASALAKVVAKNSGTIVIKSTTDEKFTYYRNNDSINFSTPRMFRVYSNNGGEYRDYKVSVNVHKQKGNVFSWQALQANSNFSSFTAMKAVSAGSKVFVFGTNGSQTVGYAATKDNGNSWTKLSKIFTANAYKSVAVQGTKLFVIDNGTVYSSTDGSSWTTVATNSSLKQLVAASPAELFALSTSGTLLASKDNGVTWTNESLDSNASLLPVSNIGSSLTAVTSDLYRVLLVGTLASGTKNAAWTKLSYRQNEQWSYVESNADKFQLPLYKSLSVVNYDKAALALGVDNSGKLASMLLSRDGGITWKSDKSFTYPADIQAATAFAATVDIDEYLWVISGTKVWRGRLNRVGWALNLSRLAE; from the coding sequence ATGCGTAATAAGATATATATTCTCGTAGCTTTAATGATGGCTACTTTGACAATGACTTCTTGTCTTAAGGACGACGACGAGAAAACCAGCGTAAGTTACAAAGACACGGCTATTTTGAGCTTTTCTTTGGGACAGTTGAAACAAGTGCGTGATACCATTGCTAAGAATGGCAAGGATAGTACTTATACAGGCAAATTCAATGCTGCTAAAGTTAAGTTCTATATTGATCAGGCTCAGGGTTTGATTTATAACCCTGATTCTTTGCCATATGGTACGAATCCAGCCAGTGCGTTGGCAAAGGTTGTGGCAAAGAATAGCGGTACTATTGTTATCAAGTCAACAACTGACGAGAAGTTCACTTATTACCGCAACAATGATTCCATTAATTTTAGCACTCCTCGCATGTTCCGTGTTTATTCAAACAATGGAGGCGAGTATCGGGACTATAAGGTTTCTGTGAATGTTCATAAGCAGAAGGGCAACGTGTTTAGCTGGCAGGCACTGCAAGCAAATAGCAACTTTTCGTCGTTTACAGCGATGAAGGCTGTTAGTGCGGGAAGCAAGGTGTTTGTCTTCGGAACGAATGGTAGTCAGACGGTTGGCTATGCTGCGACAAAGGACAATGGCAACAGCTGGACAAAGCTCAGCAAGATTTTCACAGCAAATGCTTATAAGAGTGTGGCAGTGCAGGGTACTAAGCTTTTCGTTATCGACAATGGTACGGTTTATAGCTCTACAGACGGCAGCAGCTGGACTACAGTGGCTACAAACAGCAGTTTGAAGCAGTTAGTGGCAGCATCACCAGCAGAGTTGTTTGCGCTATCAACGTCAGGTACATTGTTGGCTTCAAAAGACAATGGTGTTACGTGGACTAACGAGTCATTAGATAGCAATGCTTCACTCCTTCCAGTAAGCAATATTGGTTCTTCACTTACAGCAGTTACATCTGACTTGTATCGCGTACTGCTTGTTGGTACACTGGCAAGCGGCACAAAGAATGCTGCATGGACGAAACTTTCTTATCGTCAGAATGAGCAGTGGAGTTATGTAGAGAGCAATGCTGACAAGTTCCAGCTCCCTCTTTACAAGAGTCTTTCAGTTGTAAACTATGATAAGGCAGCCCTTGCGTTGGGCGTTGATAATAGTGGTAAGTTGGCTTCTATGCTCCTCTCTCGAGATGGGGGTATCACATGGAAGAGCGATAAGAGCTTCACTTATCCAGCAGACATACAGGCTGCGACTGCTTTTGCAGCAACAGTTGATATCGACGAATACCTCTGGGTAATTAGTGGTACAAAGGTTTGGCGTGGTAGACTCAATCGAGTAGGCTGGGCATTGAACCTTAGTCGATTGGCTGAATAA
- a CDS encoding DUF6089 family protein — translation MKRIFINLLLFLAATPLWAQSDPEYKMEIGAGVGMMGYLGDFNESLFKDLQPMGTVLARYNLSPYMGLKMNVSFGKMKGSSADVKTYYPRFASAPYTFDNSLVDVGFAYEYNFLPYGTGRDYRGAQRLSPYAMIGLGATYVNIKGGDRKSVLTANLPIGLGVKYKVNERMNVGLEWALHFSLSDELDGQKDPYGIKSSGLFKNTDSYSTLQLTFSYSFMAKCKTCHNEDE, via the coding sequence ATGAAACGTATCTTCATCAACCTCCTCCTCTTCCTTGCTGCTACGCCTCTATGGGCGCAGTCGGACCCGGAGTATAAGATGGAGATTGGTGCCGGTGTCGGTATGATGGGTTACTTAGGCGACTTTAACGAGTCGTTGTTTAAAGACCTACAGCCGATGGGAACGGTTTTAGCAAGATATAATCTCAGTCCTTATATGGGGTTAAAGATGAACGTATCGTTTGGAAAGATGAAAGGTTCATCGGCTGATGTCAAGACTTACTATCCACGTTTTGCTTCAGCCCCCTATACATTCGACAATTCGTTGGTTGATGTAGGCTTTGCATATGAATATAACTTCCTGCCGTATGGTACGGGTCGTGACTATCGTGGTGCACAGCGTTTGTCGCCTTATGCGATGATAGGATTGGGTGCCACCTATGTTAATATTAAGGGTGGCGATCGCAAGTCGGTGCTTACAGCTAATCTTCCAATCGGATTGGGGGTGAAGTATAAAGTGAATGAACGAATGAACGTAGGCTTAGAATGGGCGTTACACTTCTCGCTCAGCGATGAGTTAGACGGACAGAAAGACCCTTACGGCATTAAGAGTAGTGGACTCTTTAAGAATACAGACAGCTATTCAACCCTGCAGCTGACGTTCTCTTATAGTTTTATGGCAAAGTGTAAGACTTGTCATAATGAGGACGAGTAA
- a CDS encoding isoprenyl transferase has product MAEELDMTRIPQHIAITMDGNGRWATERNKPRSYGHQAGVDTVRRITSECVRLGVKFLTLYTFSTENWNRPTDEIAALMGLVLTSLEDEIFVKNNVRFRVIGDMARLPEEVQKKLRETEEHTAKNSAMTMVVALSYSARWEIAKAMREIVTEYQANSSEPLRPEMITEEVISEHLETNFMPDPDLLIRTGGELRISNYLLWQIAYSELYFCDTYWPDFNEQDLQKAIASFQSRQRRFGKTEKQVEENENN; this is encoded by the coding sequence ATGGCAGAAGAATTAGATATGACACGAATACCCCAGCATATTGCCATTACAATGGATGGTAATGGACGTTGGGCAACCGAACGCAATAAGCCACGCTCCTACGGACATCAAGCAGGAGTAGATACCGTTCGGCGCATAACATCAGAATGTGTACGATTGGGTGTGAAGTTTCTCACACTCTATACCTTCTCAACAGAGAACTGGAATCGTCCTACGGATGAGATAGCAGCGTTGATGGGACTTGTGCTTACGTCTTTGGAAGATGAAATCTTCGTGAAGAATAATGTGCGTTTCCGTGTTATTGGTGACATGGCACGTCTGCCAGAAGAAGTGCAGAAGAAGTTGCGTGAGACTGAAGAGCACACAGCGAAGAACTCTGCAATGACGATGGTTGTGGCACTTAGCTACAGTGCACGTTGGGAGATAGCAAAAGCAATGAGGGAGATTGTTACAGAATATCAGGCTAACAGCTCTGAACCTTTGCGCCCAGAAATGATTACAGAAGAGGTGATTAGTGAGCATTTAGAGACAAACTTTATGCCTGACCCAGACCTCTTGATTAGAACGGGTGGTGAGCTTCGCATCTCCAATTATCTCTTATGGCAGATAGCTTACTCTGAGCTATACTTCTGTGATACCTATTGGCCTGACTTCAATGAGCAGGATTTGCAGAAAGCCATTGCGAGTTTCCAGAGTAGACAGCGTCGCTTTGGAAAGACTGAGAAACAAGTAGAAGAAAACGAAAACAATTAA
- a CDS encoding BamA/OMP85 family outer membrane protein, whose product MTKINKVLMLLALSGVTLTMSAQQKIVNPDITYSGTPKTYKLAGLTVTGIEGYEDYVLTGISGLAVGQELEVPGTAITDAVKRYWKHGLFSDVSISADSIVGDNIYLKIHLAPRPRISTINYNGLKKTEREDMEKKLGLLKGGQITPNMIDRAKILAKKYFEDKGYKNTEVFIRQRDDVSAKNQVILDIDVDKKEKLKVRSIIIDGDNQLGEKKIKGTLFSKGAFAKTHEAGKLSNLLKSKKFTPERWAEDKKNLITKYNEYGYRDAMILKDSVWNVDPKHVDIYVKVDEGKKYYIRNIKWVGNTVYSTDYLSRLLDMKKGDVYNQTYLNKRLSQDEDAVGNAYWNNGYLFYNLQPTEVNIVGDSIDLEMRITEGQQARINRVKINGNDRLYENVVRRELRTKPGDLFSKEALQRSARELASMGHFDPEAINPVPEPNYEDGTVDINYNLKQKSNDQVELSLGWGQTGVIGRVGLKLNNFSMANLFRRNREHRGIMPIGDGETLSLGAQTNGTYYQSYNAQYSTNWLGGKRPIQFSVGMSYSKQTDVSSNYYNSGYLNNYNNYRYGYGNYNYNSYENYYDPDKYVKLFSIYAGWGKRLSWPDDYFTLSLQLQYQRYMLRNWRYFIMSNGSANNLNLNIALNRTSTDNQLFPRRGSDFSVSLTITPPWSKWDGKDYAHLATDRNSPTYSQEQQEKYRWVEYHKWKFKARTFTALTSGQKCFVLMTRVEFGLLGSYNKNKKSPFETYYMGGDGMSGYSTGYAEETIGLRGYENGSLTPYGAEGYAYSRMSLELRYPFLLGNTTIYGLGFVEAGNAWTETSKFNPFDMKRSAGLGVRIFLPMVGMMGIDWAYGFDKVFGTKGGSQFHFILGQEF is encoded by the coding sequence ATGACTAAAATAAATAAGGTGTTGATGCTCCTTGCGCTCTCTGGAGTTACGCTCACGATGAGTGCACAGCAGAAGATTGTAAACCCAGATATCACATATTCAGGTACTCCTAAGACTTACAAGTTGGCAGGACTGACCGTTACTGGTATCGAGGGCTATGAGGATTATGTCCTCACTGGTATCTCTGGACTCGCTGTTGGACAGGAGTTGGAGGTTCCGGGTACGGCTATCACAGATGCTGTGAAGCGTTACTGGAAGCATGGACTCTTCTCAGATGTTTCCATTTCTGCTGACTCTATTGTGGGAGATAATATCTATTTGAAGATACACCTCGCACCACGTCCTCGTATCTCTACCATTAACTATAATGGATTGAAGAAGACTGAGCGTGAGGATATGGAGAAGAAACTCGGTCTTTTGAAGGGTGGACAGATTACGCCTAACATGATTGACCGTGCGAAGATACTTGCAAAGAAGTACTTTGAAGACAAGGGTTATAAGAATACTGAGGTCTTCATCCGTCAGCGTGACGATGTATCAGCTAAGAATCAGGTTATCCTTGATATCGATGTAGATAAGAAGGAGAAGCTGAAGGTGCGTTCTATCATCATTGATGGCGACAACCAGTTGGGCGAAAAGAAGATTAAAGGAACCCTGTTTAGCAAGGGTGCCTTTGCTAAAACCCATGAGGCTGGTAAGCTTTCTAATCTCTTAAAGTCAAAGAAGTTCACACCTGAGCGTTGGGCTGAGGATAAGAAGAACCTTATCACAAAGTATAACGAATATGGATATCGTGATGCTATGATTTTGAAGGATAGCGTTTGGAACGTTGATCCAAAGCATGTAGATATCTATGTAAAGGTAGATGAGGGTAAGAAATATTATATCCGTAACATCAAATGGGTAGGTAATACTGTTTACTCAACAGATTATCTGTCACGTCTACTTGACATGAAGAAGGGTGACGTGTACAACCAGACTTACTTGAATAAGCGTCTTTCACAAGATGAGGATGCTGTGGGTAATGCTTACTGGAACAATGGTTACCTCTTCTATAACCTTCAACCAACAGAGGTGAATATTGTCGGCGACTCTATTGACCTTGAGATGCGTATCACTGAAGGACAGCAGGCACGTATCAATCGTGTGAAGATTAATGGTAATGACCGTCTGTATGAGAATGTTGTTCGTCGTGAGTTGCGTACAAAGCCAGGCGACCTCTTCTCTAAGGAAGCACTCCAGCGTTCTGCACGTGAGTTAGCTTCAATGGGACACTTCGACCCAGAGGCAATCAACCCAGTACCAGAGCCAAACTATGAGGACGGAACTGTTGACATCAATTATAACCTCAAGCAGAAATCAAACGACCAGGTTGAACTTTCACTTGGTTGGGGTCAGACGGGTGTTATTGGTCGTGTCGGTTTGAAGTTGAATAACTTCTCAATGGCAAACCTCTTCCGTAGAAACCGTGAGCATCGTGGTATCATGCCTATTGGTGATGGTGAGACACTCTCATTGGGCGCACAGACCAACGGTACTTACTACCAGTCATACAATGCCCAGTACTCAACCAACTGGTTGGGCGGTAAGCGTCCTATCCAGTTCAGCGTGGGTATGTCGTATTCAAAGCAGACTGACGTATCAAGTAACTATTATAACAGTGGTTACTTGAATAACTATAACAACTATCGTTACGGTTATGGTAACTACAATTACAATAGCTACGAGAACTATTATGACCCAGACAAGTATGTGAAACTCTTTAGTATATATGCTGGTTGGGGTAAGCGTTTGAGCTGGCCTGATGACTATTTCACCTTGTCACTTCAGCTGCAGTATCAGCGCTACATGTTGCGTAATTGGCGTTACTTTATTATGTCGAATGGTTCAGCAAACAACTTGAACCTCAACATCGCACTTAATCGTACGTCAACAGACAACCAACTCTTCCCACGTCGTGGTTCTGACTTCTCAGTATCATTGACCATTACTCCACCATGGTCTAAGTGGGACGGTAAGGACTATGCTCACTTGGCAACCGACCGCAACTCTCCTACCTACTCACAGGAGCAGCAGGAGAAGTATCGTTGGGTTGAATATCATAAGTGGAAGTTCAAGGCTCGTACCTTTACAGCCCTCACAAGTGGTCAGAAGTGTTTCGTCTTGATGACCCGTGTTGAGTTCGGTTTGTTGGGAAGTTACAATAAAAACAAGAAAAGTCCGTTTGAAACCTATTACATGGGTGGTGATGGTATGAGTGGATACTCTACTGGTTATGCTGAGGAGACAATCGGTCTTCGTGGTTACGAGAATGGTTCACTCACTCCATATGGTGCCGAGGGCTATGCTTACAGCCGTATGTCATTGGAGCTTCGCTATCCATTCCTCTTGGGTAATACAACCATTTATGGTCTTGGTTTCGTAGAGGCTGGTAACGCATGGACAGAGACAAGTAAGTTCAATCCATTTGACATGAAGCGTTCTGCTGGTCTTGGTGTTCGTATCTTCCTCCCAATGGTGGGTATGATGGGTATCGACTGGGCATACGGCTTCGACAAGGTATTTGGTACAAAGGGCGGCAGCCAGTTCCACTTTATCCTTGGACAGGAGTTTTAG
- a CDS encoding OmpH family outer membrane protein — MKKNIFKSVLRYVLPLYLFTLLPLTASAQKFALIDMEYILKNVPAYERANEQLNQVSKKWQAEVEALNTEASTMYKNYQNEVVFLSQDQKKKRQEAIMAKEKQASDLKRKYFGPEGELFKKRTSLITPIQDEIYNAVKDISDQRGYSLVIDRSSNAAGIIYGSPKVDISNEVLQKLGYSYQ; from the coding sequence ATGAAGAAGAATATTTTTAAGAGTGTACTGCGATACGTTTTACCTCTTTACCTATTTACTCTTTTACCTTTAACAGCTTCTGCACAGAAGTTTGCACTGATTGATATGGAGTATATCCTCAAGAATGTGCCAGCTTATGAGCGTGCAAATGAGCAGTTGAATCAGGTAAGTAAGAAGTGGCAGGCTGAGGTTGAGGCACTCAACACAGAGGCTTCTACGATGTATAAGAATTATCAGAACGAGGTAGTCTTCCTCTCTCAGGACCAAAAGAAGAAGAGACAGGAGGCGATCATGGCTAAGGAAAAGCAGGCATCCGACCTCAAGCGTAAGTATTTCGGTCCAGAGGGCGAGCTCTTTAAGAAACGTACCAGTCTGATTACTCCTATACAGGACGAGATTTACAATGCAGTAAAGGATATCTCAGACCAGCGCGGTTATAGTTTAGTTATCGACCGTTCAAGCAATGCCGCTGGTATTATTTATGGTTCGCCAAAGGTGGATATCAGTAATGAGGTACTGCAGAAGTTGGGATATTCTTATCAGTAA
- a CDS encoding OmpH family outer membrane protein: protein MKKLFLMLMLCAPMTLFAQKFGHLDSQALLQSLPEATAVQSKLEAKGKEYQKQIEDMQSELQRQAEAYDKSKSTMNATKQAETEKSLQDMYNKIQQTAQDNQKAFNEEQQKQLGPVLEKVRNAIAAVAKAGNYVYIMEKAAGQPLYINEALSKDITAEVKAQLAKMK from the coding sequence ATGAAGAAGTTATTTTTGATGTTGATGCTTTGCGCACCAATGACATTGTTTGCACAGAAGTTTGGTCACCTTGACTCACAGGCTCTCCTCCAGTCACTGCCAGAGGCTACAGCTGTTCAGAGTAAGCTTGAGGCTAAGGGTAAGGAGTATCAGAAGCAGATTGAAGACATGCAGTCAGAGTTGCAGCGTCAGGCAGAGGCTTATGACAAGTCTAAGAGCACAATGAACGCTACAAAGCAGGCTGAGACCGAGAAGAGCTTGCAGGATATGTACAACAAAATCCAGCAGACTGCTCAGGACAACCAGAAGGCTTTCAATGAGGAGCAGCAGAAGCAGCTCGGTCCTGTTCTTGAGAAGGTTCGTAACGCTATCGCTGCTGTTGCTAAGGCAGGTAACTATGTTTACATCATGGAGAAGGCAGCTGGTCAGCCATTGTATATCAACGAGGCACTCAGCAAGGATATCACTGCGGAGGTAAAGGCCCAGTTGGCTAAGATGAAGTAA
- a CDS encoding OmpH family outer membrane protein produces the protein MKKLFFSFVFMLLPLLAMAQQSVPAFKFAYFSYDKVLHAMADYATATRSYNDLKAKYDAETKRSVEDFNSRYEDFLDVQRKLEPSILRKRQAELEELMDRNIAFRKESERLLKKAEEDIYAPVHAKLNNAVRQMGKESGYAFILNADNNSVPFVNTAMGEDVTEALIAALK, from the coding sequence ATGAAAAAACTATTCTTTTCCTTTGTTTTCATGCTTTTGCCGCTCTTGGCAATGGCACAACAGAGTGTTCCAGCATTTAAGTTTGCATACTTTAGCTATGATAAGGTGCTTCATGCAATGGCTGACTATGCCACAGCTACACGTAGTTATAACGACCTTAAGGCAAAGTATGATGCCGAGACAAAGCGTTCAGTAGAGGATTTTAATAGCCGTTATGAAGACTTCCTCGACGTACAGCGCAAGTTGGAACCATCTATTCTTCGCAAGCGTCAGGCTGAGTTAGAGGAACTGATGGACCGCAACATCGCCTTTCGTAAGGAATCTGAGCGTCTGTTGAAGAAGGCTGAAGAAGATATCTACGCACCTGTTCACGCAAAGTTAAACAACGCTGTACGTCAGATGGGTAAGGAAAGCGGTTACGCTTTCATTCTGAATGCAGATAACAATAGTGTCCCATTCGTTAATACAGCGATGGGAGAAGATGTTACAGAGGCTTTGATAGCTGCTTTGAAATAA